One Telluria mixta DNA window includes the following coding sequences:
- a CDS encoding alpha/beta hydrolase translates to MKTLLAACAVALSVGIPAWAQQPATQAAERHFVLENTQIIPVQSQSTGRAHELVVVLPSSYAAHPEKRYPVLYFLDAYWDTPLLTATYGNLIYDNQVPEFIMVGLSYPSGANYDVERRRDYTITATDADSGKADAFLGFITKEVAPLIESRFRAEKTDRVISGSSLGGLFAIAAAYKAPGFFAGHIAISPAAGWDHGALGKLDAAYARDHKALPARVFISHGSIEYPAFQQPIVAFQKQLGKRNYQGLALQTWTMEGLDHTGVKGDGYVRGLTWVWKPKKPAGPSGLTKAMQQQGE, encoded by the coding sequence ATGAAAACGCTGTTGGCAGCATGCGCCGTCGCGCTCAGTGTCGGCATCCCGGCCTGGGCACAGCAGCCCGCCACCCAGGCGGCCGAACGCCACTTCGTGCTGGAGAATACGCAGATCATCCCCGTGCAATCGCAATCCACGGGCAGGGCGCACGAGCTGGTCGTCGTGCTGCCTTCCAGTTACGCGGCGCATCCGGAAAAGCGCTACCCCGTGCTGTACTTCCTCGACGCGTACTGGGACACGCCGCTGCTCACCGCCACCTACGGCAACCTGATCTACGATAACCAGGTCCCCGAGTTCATCATGGTGGGCCTGTCGTATCCATCCGGCGCCAACTACGACGTCGAACGCCGCCGCGACTACACGATCACCGCGACGGACGCGGATTCCGGCAAGGCCGACGCCTTCCTCGGCTTCATCACGAAGGAGGTCGCGCCGCTGATCGAGAGCCGCTTCCGCGCCGAGAAGACGGACCGCGTGATCTCCGGCAGCTCGCTGGGCGGCCTGTTCGCCATCGCGGCCGCGTACAAGGCGCCGGGCTTCTTTGCGGGCCACATCGCGATCAGTCCCGCAGCCGGCTGGGACCACGGCGCGCTCGGCAAGCTCGATGCCGCCTACGCGCGCGACCACAAGGCGCTGCCCGCGCGCGTGTTCATCTCGCACGGCAGCATCGAGTATCCCGCGTTCCAGCAACCCATCGTCGCGTTCCAGAAGCAGCTGGGCAAGCGCAACTACCAGGGCCTGGCGCTGCAGACGTGGACGATGGAAGGGCTCGACCACACGGGCGTGAAAGGCGACGGCTACGTGCGCGGCCTGACGTGGGTGTGGAAGCCGAAGAAACCGGCCGGGCCGAGCGGCCTGACGAAGGCCATGCAGCAGCAGGGCGAGTAG
- a CDS encoding carbohydrate ABC transporter permease produces MTTRVLTRPEPDVRAWRPRQGWGSAAFDAANAAVLLALCFITFYPFYYVLIASLSDPVALMANRGFMLLPRGFSLEAFQRVWDNPMVRSGFFNTLVIVVGGTALNLGLTCCGAYALSRQRLPLEKTFMVLIVFTMFFSGGLVPNYLLVRDLGLLNSRWAIVLPFAVSAWNLIILRAAFNAVPKDYEEAARIDGAGDFTILLRVYVPLCTPTIAVVGLFYAVSHWNGYFYSMIYLSDRDLFPIQLVLREILVSGSTDSMMTGEAIGREALSNTIKYATVVVATIPVLAVYPFLQRWFVKGVLTGGIKE; encoded by the coding sequence ATGACGACCCGTGTCCTGACCCGTCCCGAACCCGACGTCCGTGCCTGGCGCCCGCGCCAGGGCTGGGGCTCCGCCGCCTTCGATGCCGCCAACGCGGCCGTGCTGCTGGCGCTGTGCTTCATCACGTTCTACCCGTTCTATTATGTGCTGATCGCGTCGCTGTCCGATCCCGTCGCCCTGATGGCCAACCGCGGCTTCATGCTGCTGCCGCGCGGCTTTTCGCTGGAAGCGTTCCAGCGCGTGTGGGACAACCCGATGGTGCGCAGCGGCTTTTTCAACACGCTCGTGATCGTCGTCGGCGGCACCGCGCTCAACCTCGGGCTGACCTGCTGCGGCGCCTACGCGCTGTCGCGCCAGCGCCTGCCGCTGGAAAAGACGTTCATGGTGCTGATCGTGTTCACCATGTTCTTCTCCGGCGGCCTCGTGCCGAACTACCTGCTCGTGCGCGACCTGGGCCTGCTGAATTCGCGCTGGGCCATCGTCCTGCCGTTCGCGGTCAGCGCATGGAATCTGATCATCCTGCGCGCCGCGTTCAACGCCGTGCCCAAGGACTACGAGGAAGCGGCGCGCATCGACGGTGCCGGCGACTTCACGATCCTGCTGCGCGTGTACGTCCCGCTGTGCACGCCGACCATCGCCGTCGTCGGCCTGTTCTACGCCGTCAGCCATTGGAACGGCTACTTCTATTCGATGATCTACCTGTCCGACCGCGACCTGTTTCCGATCCAGCTCGTGCTGCGCGAGATTCTTGTCTCCGGCAGCACGGATTCGATGATGACGGGGGAGGCCATCGGCCGCGAAGCGCTGTCGAACACGATCAAGTACGCCACCGTCGTCGTGGCCACGATTCCCGTGCTGGCCGTGTACCCGTTCCTGCAGCGCTGGTTCGTAAAAGGCGTTCTCACGGGAGGGATCAAGGAATGA
- a CDS encoding LacI family DNA-binding transcriptional regulator, whose amino-acid sequence MPETKSSGGTAHVTSHDVARKAGVSVMTVSRAMSGEGYVAEKTRAKVLAAARELGYTPNLSARMMKGSRTNVIGVLVNDLLSTVINEIVGAVSVNLRKCGMDLIIYNSIEDLGASARSGVQQMIRNHCDGLLFVLPRLSEGYIEFLEASSQPTVLVNYCRTDTTLPVVGGANYAGGVAAAEHLLGLGHRRIGFIAGSQHTGQSQERERGYKAALRKAGIRSDRTLVAHGDFGQRSGFEAAEKLLRLPDPPTAIFAANDDMAIGAINAAHSLGLSVPHDVSIVGFDDIPSASLLHPRLTTLRQPLADISEAAVAELIRRINNAEGQQHRIDFPCELVVRESTAAAPLRNAA is encoded by the coding sequence ATGCCGGAGACGAAAAGCAGCGGCGGCACCGCGCACGTCACGTCGCACGACGTCGCGCGCAAGGCCGGCGTGTCGGTCATGACGGTGTCGCGCGCGATGAGCGGGGAGGGCTATGTGGCCGAGAAGACGCGCGCCAAGGTGCTGGCCGCCGCGCGCGAACTGGGCTACACACCGAACCTGTCGGCGCGCATGATGAAGGGCAGCCGCACGAACGTGATCGGGGTGCTGGTCAACGACCTGCTGTCGACGGTGATCAACGAGATCGTCGGCGCCGTCAGCGTCAACCTGCGCAAGTGCGGCATGGACCTGATCATCTATAACTCCATCGAGGACCTCGGCGCGTCGGCCCGCAGCGGCGTGCAGCAGATGATCCGCAACCACTGCGACGGCCTGCTGTTCGTGCTGCCGCGCCTGTCGGAAGGCTATATCGAATTCCTCGAGGCGAGCAGCCAGCCGACCGTCCTCGTCAACTACTGCCGCACCGATACGACCTTGCCTGTCGTGGGCGGCGCCAACTACGCGGGCGGCGTGGCCGCGGCCGAGCACCTGCTGGGACTCGGCCACCGCCGCATCGGTTTCATCGCCGGTTCGCAGCACACGGGCCAGAGCCAGGAGCGCGAGCGCGGCTACAAGGCGGCGCTGCGCAAGGCCGGCATCCGCAGCGACCGCACGCTCGTCGCGCACGGCGACTTCGGCCAGCGCTCCGGTTTCGAAGCCGCCGAAAAGCTGTTGCGTCTCCCCGATCCGCCGACGGCCATCTTCGCCGCCAACGACGACATGGCGATCGGTGCGATCAATGCGGCGCACTCGCTCGGCCTCTCCGTGCCGCACGACGTGTCGATCGTGGGTTTCGACGACATTCCGAGCGCCTCGCTGCTGCACCCGCGCCTGACCACCCTGCGCCAGCCGCTGGCCGACATCAGCGAGGCCGCGGTGGCTGAACTGATCCGCCGCATCAACAACGCGGAAGGGCAGCAGCACCGCATCGACTTCCCCTGCGAGCTGGTGGTGCGCGAGTCCACCGCCGCCGCACCCCTGCGCAACGCGGCCTGA
- a CDS encoding type II toxin-antitoxin system PemK/MazF family toxin, with product MDNDHTPARRIDRGELYWVAPDDTRGSVPGYPHPHLVVQDDLFNHSRIDTVIVCALTTNLRRASEPGCVLLEPGEGGLEKRSVVLPSQISAIPKARLGARIGRLSHERVDEVLAGLRFLQASHFRGR from the coding sequence ATGGACAACGACCACACGCCCGCGCGGCGCATCGACAGAGGTGAGCTCTACTGGGTCGCGCCCGACGACACGCGCGGCTCGGTGCCCGGCTATCCGCATCCGCACCTCGTGGTGCAGGACGACCTGTTCAACCATTCGCGCATCGACACCGTGATCGTCTGCGCCCTGACGACGAATCTCAGGCGGGCGAGCGAACCCGGTTGTGTGCTCCTGGAGCCCGGCGAGGGCGGACTCGAAAAACGCAGCGTCGTCCTGCCGTCGCAGATCAGCGCGATCCCGAAAGCACGGCTGGGAGCACGCATCGGCCGGCTGTCCCACGAACGCGTGGACGAGGTCCTCGCCGGCCTGCGCTTCCTGCAGGCGTCGCACTTCCGCGGACGCTGA
- a CDS encoding extracellular solute-binding protein, producing the protein MKHAALLALMLVTLTDSVAAPEPITLPIVKQPLHLTWFANFNGKAAVSLKSYGEQSAYHVLAERTGITVDFQHPPLGAERERFNLLLVSGNYPDVIEADWFGYPGGSSKALKDRVVIPLNDLIRRYAPNLQALLDKHPDVYRQISTDDGTIYAFPMLRIDPQVRSVWGPQVRQDWLDKLGLRQPSTIAGWYRVLKAFKTRDPNGNGIADEIPFSALTIPGEKTVPGLPPPLWVFLGGFGLAPEFYRCGTKVCYSPAQPAYRDFLATMRQWYREGLLDPDYLAQTERQFDAKMTNGLVGAYAGYNGSGLARFTAMNRGRFPGFKLVATRYPQGPGGKRYVTWPEAGQEYMGVGAAITPNNRHVVETVKFLDYGYSEAGGLTLSFGREGVSYTMVNGEPRYTDVVMKNPKLSVAEAIFTHARPQQGPLVQDVRYLRQFYSMPEQLDAVRTWSDASTELLLPPLEVASGDARKFNAIMSDMKIYVAEMTTRFITGREPLEHFDAYRRKLDQAGLPFVVEAMQRALDRYDSKAVEPGVARP; encoded by the coding sequence ATGAAACACGCCGCTCTTCTTGCGCTGATGCTGGTAACGTTAACGGACTCGGTGGCGGCACCGGAGCCGATCACGCTGCCGATCGTGAAGCAGCCGCTGCACCTGACGTGGTTCGCCAACTTCAACGGCAAGGCGGCCGTCTCGCTGAAGTCGTACGGCGAGCAGAGCGCCTACCACGTGCTGGCCGAGCGCACGGGCATCACGGTCGACTTCCAGCATCCGCCGCTCGGCGCGGAGCGTGAACGCTTCAACCTGCTGCTCGTGTCGGGCAACTACCCGGACGTCATCGAGGCCGACTGGTTCGGCTATCCGGGCGGGTCGAGCAAGGCGTTGAAGGACCGCGTCGTCATCCCGCTGAACGACCTGATCCGCCGCTACGCGCCGAACCTGCAGGCGCTGCTCGACAAACACCCCGACGTCTATCGCCAGATCAGCACGGACGACGGCACGATCTACGCCTTCCCGATGTTGCGCATCGACCCGCAGGTGCGCAGCGTGTGGGGTCCGCAGGTGCGCCAGGACTGGCTGGATAAACTGGGCCTCCGGCAGCCGTCCACCATCGCCGGCTGGTACCGCGTGCTGAAGGCTTTTAAAACACGCGACCCGAACGGCAACGGCATCGCCGACGAGATCCCGTTCTCCGCGCTGACGATCCCCGGCGAAAAGACCGTGCCCGGCCTGCCGCCGCCGCTGTGGGTGTTCCTCGGCGGCTTCGGCCTTGCGCCCGAGTTCTATCGCTGCGGGACCAAGGTGTGCTACAGCCCCGCGCAGCCGGCGTACCGCGACTTCCTCGCGACGATGCGCCAGTGGTATCGCGAAGGCCTGCTCGATCCGGACTACCTCGCGCAGACGGAGCGCCAGTTCGACGCCAAGATGACCAATGGCCTCGTCGGCGCCTATGCGGGCTATAACGGCAGCGGCCTCGCGCGCTTCACGGCGATGAACCGCGGGCGCTTCCCCGGCTTCAAACTGGTCGCGACACGGTACCCGCAGGGCCCCGGCGGCAAGCGCTACGTCACCTGGCCGGAAGCGGGCCAGGAATACATGGGCGTAGGCGCCGCGATCACGCCGAACAACCGCCACGTCGTGGAGACCGTGAAATTCCTCGACTACGGTTATTCGGAGGCGGGCGGCCTGACCTTGAGCTTCGGCCGCGAGGGCGTCAGCTACACGATGGTGAACGGCGAGCCGCGCTACACGGACGTTGTCATGAAGAACCCGAAGCTGTCCGTGGCCGAGGCGATCTTCACCCACGCCCGCCCGCAACAAGGTCCGCTCGTGCAGGACGTGCGCTACCTGCGCCAGTTCTACTCGATGCCCGAGCAGCTGGACGCGGTACGCACATGGTCGGACGCGTCGACGGAACTGCTGCTGCCGCCGCTGGAAGTGGCGAGTGGCGATGCGCGCAAGTTCAACGCGATCATGAGCGACATGAAGATCTACGTGGCCGAGATGACGACGCGTTTCATCACGGGCCGCGAGCCGCTCGAACACTTCGATGCGTACCGGCGCAAGCTCGACCAGGCCGGATTACCGTTCGTCGTCGAAGCGATGCAGCGCGCGCTGGACCGCTACGACAGCAAGGCAGTTGAGCCCGGGGTGGCACGGCCATGA
- a CDS encoding glycoside hydrolase family 88 protein — translation MTTLQLDATDRDLFRGALDQALAQLEGTLAEFGQRFPDDTAPDDRYRPRRWLDYPDGANSGWTTGFWTGMLWLAHELTGRSAFRTVAHAHLAGFEARLEKRIQIDHHDLGFLYMPSCVAAWRIRGDAHARTVALGAADYLMRRYLPRAGIIQAWGDLDDPAQRGRMIIDCLMNLPLLHWAAAANGAARYRDAAMTHLERSRDFLVRPDDSSFHTYHFDPETGAPLYGSTAQGLADDSCWARGQAWGMYGFALNHGYAPGLGLLDVAMRQADYFIAHLPPNGIAYWDLAFGPGSGEPWDSSASAIAACGLLELAGHLDDETGRRYRDAALHMLRGLVTHCAARAPASNALLLHGVYSKPHGQGVDEPSLWGDYFYLEALARVLHGATGYW, via the coding sequence ATGACGACACTCCAACTCGACGCCACCGACCGGGACCTGTTCCGCGGCGCGCTGGACCAGGCCCTGGCCCAGCTGGAAGGCACGCTGGCCGAATTCGGCCAGCGCTTCCCCGACGATACGGCACCGGATGACCGCTACCGGCCGCGCCGCTGGCTCGATTATCCGGACGGCGCCAACTCCGGCTGGACCACGGGCTTCTGGACCGGCATGCTGTGGCTCGCCCACGAGCTGACCGGCCGGTCGGCCTTCCGCACGGTGGCCCACGCGCACCTGGCCGGCTTCGAGGCGCGCCTGGAAAAGCGCATCCAGATCGATCACCACGATCTCGGCTTTTTATACATGCCGTCGTGCGTGGCCGCGTGGCGCATTCGCGGCGACGCACACGCGCGCACCGTCGCGCTGGGAGCCGCCGACTACCTGATGCGGCGCTACCTGCCGCGCGCCGGCATCATCCAGGCCTGGGGCGACCTCGACGACCCGGCCCAGCGCGGCCGCATGATCATCGACTGCCTGATGAACCTGCCGCTGCTGCACTGGGCCGCGGCGGCGAACGGCGCAGCGCGTTACCGCGACGCCGCAATGACCCACCTGGAGCGCTCGCGCGACTTCCTCGTGCGCCCCGACGACTCGAGTTTTCATACGTACCACTTCGATCCTGAGACGGGCGCGCCGCTGTACGGCAGCACGGCGCAGGGCCTGGCCGACGATTCCTGCTGGGCGCGTGGCCAGGCGTGGGGCATGTACGGCTTCGCGCTGAACCATGGCTACGCGCCGGGCCTGGGCCTGCTGGATGTCGCCATGCGCCAGGCCGACTACTTCATCGCGCACCTGCCGCCGAACGGTATCGCGTATTGGGATCTCGCATTCGGCCCGGGCAGCGGCGAACCGTGGGACAGCTCGGCCAGCGCGATCGCCGCGTGCGGCCTGCTCGAACTGGCCGGTCACCTGGACGACGAAACAGGGCGGCGCTACCGCGACGCGGCGCTGCACATGCTGCGCGGCCTCGTCACGCATTGCGCGGCGCGCGCGCCGGCCAGCAATGCGCTGCTGCTGCACGGCGTGTACAGCAAGCCGCACGGGCAGGGCGTCGACGAACCGAGTTTGTGGGGCGATTACTTCTACCTGGAGGCATTGGCGCGCGTTCTGCACGGCGCGACCGGCTATTGGTAG
- a CDS encoding TonB-dependent receptor — protein sequence MATNNKTHNVHHPLNPMAIAVACAILGAPIAASAQAAHDGPAVQQVEVTGIRASKQKSLEKKRNNDTMSEVVTAEDVGKMPDKNVADALQKLPGVNTLAGSGGQGGYDENDRVSMRGTSPSLSLTTINGHSVATADWDASDQLAGGAGSSGSGAARSVSFLLLPSEIVSQVVVHKSAEADQLEGGVAGAVDIITRRPLDSKKPFTAEASVQGVYSDLAGKTNPQLAAFLNWTNANRTAGVMLQVFDQKRNVRRDSQQITWGRIGAATSAGKANNGALAGTPFVSEVIESLFQQERKRTGGSLGVEFKVTDDFTINADIFRSKLAASYSNNRFVVRPTNSISGGIIPTNVTVANGAVTSAQFDNTGAATGTQLESQVNPSAASRTGYENVDFKWRVNDALRVTGRGGSTKAEGDTYLYWNYAFLPNTATGYVYNGPNDPVTVLLPNGVSAANLTSNPGNSGADQSYSLQHSEDREHYGQLDAEYSFESGFVNSIKVGVRASDHKRSGTRPLKAGLPENATQNGQVPAASLPVIGWGGAMFPSDFGSNLGATGATGPYISPDAVVAWSQANLNANEAFNKPVSGVFTVKEKVKAAYVMARFGGERWRGNAGVRLVRTETSVTTNTGLPCGVPSATNGITYGSPAQATACAGFVPPGGTLTTGSRFGNFYTLTTDSSYTKALPSLNLVYDATKDLVLRTAAARVMSRPDYSALGASISSFAYNPAVNPVSTASGGNAKLGPVLANNYNLGIEWYFQPRSLLSAQLFFIDFDALVGSGTSTQQLLNTAVPASLGGPQVVSTVVSSPTMTTGRSKGIEFGYEQPVWGGFGIQANYTYVDAKEASGLPMLGASRNSYTAGGFYENDKFSARLVYSWRGAARTGLYGLSQNYAASSGTVAASLNYTLTESITLTFEGLNLNNPTLRYYNAADANIPFAATTALHSSGRQYYVGARFKY from the coding sequence ATGGCAACGAATAACAAGACTCACAATGTGCACCACCCGTTGAACCCCATGGCGATCGCCGTCGCCTGCGCCATCCTCGGCGCACCCATCGCCGCATCGGCGCAGGCCGCGCACGACGGGCCGGCTGTCCAGCAGGTTGAAGTGACGGGCATCCGCGCGTCGAAGCAGAAATCGCTGGAAAAGAAGCGCAACAACGACACGATGAGCGAAGTCGTGACGGCGGAAGACGTGGGCAAGATGCCCGACAAGAACGTGGCCGACGCGCTGCAGAAGCTCCCTGGCGTGAACACGCTGGCCGGCAGTGGCGGGCAGGGCGGCTACGACGAGAACGACCGCGTGAGCATGCGCGGCACGAGCCCCAGCCTGTCGCTCACGACGATCAACGGCCACTCCGTCGCGACGGCCGACTGGGACGCGAGCGACCAGTTGGCGGGCGGCGCCGGTTCCAGCGGCTCGGGCGCGGCGCGCAGCGTCAGCTTCCTGCTGTTGCCTTCCGAAATCGTCAGCCAGGTCGTCGTGCACAAGAGCGCGGAAGCCGACCAGCTCGAGGGCGGCGTCGCTGGCGCCGTCGACATCATCACGCGCCGCCCGCTCGACAGCAAAAAGCCGTTCACCGCCGAGGCGAGCGTGCAGGGCGTGTACTCCGATCTCGCAGGCAAGACGAATCCGCAGCTGGCCGCGTTCCTCAACTGGACGAACGCGAACCGCACGGCCGGCGTCATGCTGCAGGTGTTCGACCAGAAGCGCAACGTGCGCCGTGACAGCCAGCAGATCACGTGGGGCCGCATCGGCGCCGCGACCAGTGCCGGCAAGGCAAACAACGGCGCATTGGCCGGCACGCCGTTTGTGTCGGAAGTGATCGAGAGCCTGTTCCAGCAGGAGCGCAAGCGCACCGGCGGCTCGCTCGGCGTCGAATTCAAGGTGACGGACGACTTCACGATCAATGCCGACATCTTCCGCTCCAAGCTGGCCGCCAGTTATTCGAACAACCGCTTCGTCGTACGGCCGACGAACTCCATCAGCGGCGGTATCATCCCGACGAACGTGACGGTCGCGAACGGCGCCGTCACCTCCGCGCAATTCGACAACACCGGCGCGGCCACGGGCACGCAGCTGGAATCGCAGGTGAACCCGAGCGCCGCGTCGCGCACGGGCTATGAGAACGTCGACTTCAAATGGCGCGTGAACGACGCCCTGCGCGTGACGGGCCGCGGCGGCAGCACGAAGGCCGAGGGCGACACTTACCTGTACTGGAACTATGCGTTCCTGCCGAATACCGCGACCGGCTATGTCTACAATGGCCCGAACGATCCGGTGACGGTGCTGCTGCCGAACGGCGTGTCGGCCGCGAACCTGACGTCGAACCCGGGTAACTCGGGCGCGGACCAGAGCTACAGCCTGCAGCACAGCGAAGACCGCGAGCACTACGGCCAGCTCGACGCCGAATACAGCTTCGAGAGCGGCTTCGTGAACAGTATCAAAGTCGGGGTGCGCGCTTCCGATCACAAGCGCTCGGGTACGCGTCCGCTGAAGGCGGGCCTGCCCGAGAACGCGACGCAGAACGGCCAGGTGCCGGCCGCGTCGCTGCCTGTCATCGGCTGGGGCGGCGCGATGTTCCCGTCCGACTTCGGCAGCAACCTGGGTGCGACCGGCGCCACCGGACCGTACATCTCGCCGGATGCCGTCGTCGCCTGGTCGCAGGCGAACCTGAACGCCAACGAAGCGTTCAACAAGCCGGTGTCCGGCGTGTTCACCGTGAAGGAAAAAGTGAAGGCCGCGTACGTCATGGCGCGCTTCGGCGGCGAGCGGTGGCGCGGCAATGCGGGCGTCCGCCTCGTGCGGACGGAAACGAGCGTGACGACGAATACCGGCCTGCCTTGCGGCGTGCCGTCGGCCACGAACGGCATCACGTACGGCAGCCCGGCCCAGGCGACGGCCTGCGCCGGCTTCGTGCCGCCGGGCGGGACGCTCACGACCGGTTCGCGCTTCGGGAACTTCTACACGCTGACGACGGATTCCAGCTACACGAAGGCGCTGCCCAGCCTTAACCTCGTCTACGACGCGACGAAGGACCTCGTGCTGCGCACGGCGGCGGCGCGCGTGATGTCGCGTCCGGACTACAGCGCGCTCGGCGCCAGCATCAGCAGCTTCGCCTACAACCCGGCGGTGAACCCCGTGTCGACCGCGTCGGGCGGCAACGCAAAGCTCGGACCCGTCCTCGCGAACAACTACAACCTCGGCATCGAGTGGTACTTCCAGCCGCGCAGCCTGTTGTCGGCGCAGCTGTTCTTCATCGACTTCGACGCGCTGGTCGGCTCGGGCACGTCGACGCAGCAGCTGCTCAACACGGCCGTGCCGGCGTCGCTGGGCGGGCCACAGGTCGTGAGCACGGTGGTCAGTTCGCCAACGATGACGACGGGCCGCTCGAAGGGCATCGAATTCGGCTACGAGCAGCCGGTGTGGGGCGGCTTCGGCATCCAGGCCAACTACACGTACGTCGACGCCAAGGAGGCGAGCGGCCTGCCGATGCTGGGCGCGTCGCGCAACTCGTACACGGCGGGCGGCTTCTACGAGAACGACAAGTTCAGCGCGCGCCTCGTGTACTCGTGGCGCGGTGCCGCGCGCACCGGCCTGTACGGCCTGTCGCAGAACTATGCGGCGTCGTCGGGCACAGTGGCGGCCTCGCTCAACTACACGCTGACGGAATCGATCACGCTGACGTTCGAGGGCCTGAACCTGAACAACCCGACGCTGCGTTACTACAACGCCGCCGACGCGAACATCCCGTTCGCCGCGACGACGGCCCTGCACAGCAGCGGACGCCAGTACTACGTCGGCGCGCGCTTCAAGTATTGA
- a CDS encoding ABC transporter permease, translating into MDKLTRIQRELARNRSVYLMLAPVLAYFIVFQYVPMLGAVIAFKDFNPATGIHGSPWVGLDWFRQFFDSLFVGRVISNTILINVYDVLVGFPAPIVLALLLNELTSTRFRQFVQTVTYLPHFISVVVVSGMLLDFLARDGVVGQIVASLGGTPTAVMNDPDWFRTVYVGSEIWQSVGWGSIIYLAALAGINPTLYEAARIDGANRWQRLRHITLPGILPIIATLLVLRLGQMMTVGFEKIILLYNPATYETADVISTYVYRHGILDANYSYAAAVGLFNSAVAMVLLVVANKLSRRWSGTSIW; encoded by the coding sequence ATGGACAAGCTCACTCGAATCCAGCGCGAACTGGCGCGCAACCGCAGCGTGTACCTGATGCTGGCGCCCGTGCTCGCGTACTTCATCGTGTTCCAGTACGTGCCGATGCTCGGCGCCGTCATCGCGTTCAAGGATTTCAATCCGGCGACGGGCATCCACGGCAGCCCGTGGGTCGGCCTGGACTGGTTCCGCCAGTTCTTCGACAGCCTGTTCGTCGGCCGCGTGATCTCGAACACCATCCTCATCAACGTGTACGACGTTCTCGTCGGCTTTCCCGCGCCGATCGTGCTGGCGCTGCTGCTCAACGAACTCACGAGCACGCGCTTCCGCCAGTTCGTCCAGACCGTCACATACCTGCCGCACTTCATCTCCGTCGTCGTCGTCAGCGGCATGCTGCTGGATTTCCTGGCGCGCGACGGCGTCGTCGGCCAGATCGTCGCCAGCCTCGGTGGCACGCCGACCGCCGTGATGAACGATCCGGACTGGTTCCGCACCGTGTACGTCGGTTCCGAGATCTGGCAGAGTGTGGGCTGGGGCTCGATCATCTACCTGGCCGCGCTGGCGGGCATCAACCCCACGCTGTACGAGGCCGCGCGCATCGACGGCGCCAACCGCTGGCAGCGCCTGCGCCACATCACGCTGCCGGGGATCCTGCCGATTATCGCCACCCTGCTCGTGCTGCGCCTCGGGCAGATGATGACGGTGGGCTTCGAGAAGATCATCCTGCTCTACAACCCGGCCACGTACGAAACGGCCGACGTGATCTCGACCTATGTGTACCGCCACGGCATCCTCGATGCGAACTACAGCTATGCGGCCGCCGTGGGCCTGTTCAACTCCGCCGTCGCCATGGTCCTGCTGGTGGTGGCCAACAAGCTGAGCCGGCGCTGGTCCGGCACCAGCATCTGGTGA